In one Pseudomonas sp. SG20056 genomic region, the following are encoded:
- the tcdA gene encoding tRNA cyclic N6-threonylcarbamoyladenosine(37) synthase TcdA produces the protein MPVDEQRFAGIARLYGRQGAERLAAAHVAVVGIGGVGSWAAEALARSGVGEISLFDLDDVCVSNSNRQLHALDSTVGQPKVEVMAARIRAINPACVVHAVADFVTRETMAEYITEQLDAVIDCIDSVNAKAALISWCKRRKIQVITTGGAGGQIDPTQIQVGDLNKTWNDPLASKVRSTLRRDYGFSRTPGRNYSVPCVYSSEQLRYPKPDGTVCQYKGFVGDGVKLDCAGGFGAVMMVTATFGMVAAARIVDKLVAGTRRPAERRPAHNDVG, from the coding sequence ATGCCTGTGGATGAACAACGCTTTGCCGGGATCGCCCGTCTGTATGGTCGTCAGGGAGCCGAACGGCTGGCGGCTGCGCATGTGGCGGTGGTCGGTATTGGCGGAGTGGGCTCCTGGGCAGCCGAAGCGTTGGCGCGCTCCGGGGTGGGCGAGATTTCCTTGTTTGATCTGGATGATGTCTGCGTCAGCAACAGCAACCGTCAGCTGCATGCGCTCGACAGCACGGTTGGTCAGCCCAAGGTCGAGGTAATGGCGGCGCGTATCCGCGCGATCAATCCGGCCTGTGTGGTACATGCGGTGGCGGATTTCGTGACCCGCGAGACCATGGCCGAGTACATCACTGAGCAGCTGGATGCAGTGATCGATTGCATCGACAGCGTCAATGCCAAGGCTGCGCTGATTTCCTGGTGCAAGCGGCGCAAGATCCAGGTGATTACTACTGGCGGCGCCGGCGGGCAGATCGACCCGACGCAGATTCAGGTCGGCGATCTGAACAAGACCTGGAACGATCCGCTGGCGTCCAAGGTGCGTTCCACCCTGCGCCGCGATTACGGTTTTTCACGCACGCCTGGGCGCAATTACAGCGTGCCGTGCGTCTACTCCAGCGAGCAGCTGCGTTATCCCAAGCCCGACGGCACGGTGTGTCAGTACAAGGGCTTTGTGGGTGATGGGGTCAAGCTCGACTGCGCCGGTGGTTTTGGTGCAGTGATGATGGTGACCGCGACTTTTGGCATGGTTGCTGCGGCGCGCATCGTCGATAAATTGGTCGCCGGTACGCGGCGGCCGGCAGAGCGGCGGCCCGCGCATAATGATGTTGGCTAA
- a CDS encoding glycosyltransferase — protein sequence MPSRKFGLNLVMFLAIAAVFTGIWALYNRPVTAPDWPEQISGYSFSPFRAGQNPQQDTYPSDEQMRADLELLSTQTDNIRTYSVDGPLGNIPVLAEEFGLRVTLGIWISPDLERNEREIAKAIEIANNSRSVVRVVVGNEALFRSEVTPENLIAYIDRVRAAVKVPVTTSEQWHIWQDHPELAQHTDLIAAHVLPYWEFVPMEDSTEFVLERAKDLKKLFPKKPLLLSEVGWPSNGRMRGGADASQADQAIYLRTLVNALNAKGYNYFVIEAFDQPWKASDEGSVGAYWGVYNLERQAKFAFEGPVVAIPQWRLLAIGSVVLALLSLALMLIDGSALRQRGRTFLTIVAFAGGSALVWIGYDYSQQYSTWFSTLVGLLLGIGAFGVFIVLLTEAHELAETAWTRARRRPFQPVLADSAYRPKVSVHVPCYNEPPEMVKQTLDALAALDYPDYEVIIIDNNTKDPAVWEPVEAYCKVLGPRFRFFHVAPIAGFKGGALNYILPHTAPDAEVVAVIDADYCVDKNWLKYMVPHFSDPKIAVVQSPQDYRDGNENIFKKLCYAEYKGFFHIGMVTRNDRDAIIQHGTMTMIRRTVMDELKWADWTICEDAELGLRVFEKGYSAAYAHESFGKGLMPDTFIDYKKQRFRWAYGAIQIMKGHARSLFLGKDSELKSGQRYHFVAGWLPWIADGLNIFFTVGALLWSAAMIIVPQRVDPPLMIFAIPPLALFFFKLGKILFLYRKAMGVDLVRSFQAALAGLALSHTIAKAVLYGTFTKTIPFFRTPKMASNHGILVALAEAREEVFIMLLLWGSAIGISIVQGLPSADVKFWVAMLLVQSLPYLAALIMALLSSLPAPQASAQETAAAS from the coding sequence ATGCCTTCGCGTAAGTTTGGACTGAACCTGGTCATGTTCCTGGCAATTGCCGCCGTGTTTACCGGTATCTGGGCGCTTTATAACCGCCCGGTAACCGCACCAGACTGGCCGGAACAGATATCTGGGTATTCATTTTCGCCCTTCCGCGCCGGGCAGAACCCACAGCAGGACACCTACCCCAGCGATGAGCAGATGCGTGCCGACCTGGAGTTGCTGAGCACGCAGACCGACAACATCCGCACCTACTCGGTAGACGGCCCACTGGGCAATATTCCCGTATTGGCTGAAGAGTTTGGCCTGCGCGTGACCCTAGGCATCTGGATCAGCCCAGACTTGGAGCGTAACGAGCGGGAAATCGCCAAGGCCATCGAAATCGCCAATAACTCACGCAGCGTAGTGCGCGTGGTGGTCGGTAACGAAGCGCTGTTCCGCAGCGAAGTGACCCCGGAAAACCTGATTGCCTACATCGACCGCGTGCGCGCGGCGGTCAAGGTGCCGGTGACCACGTCCGAGCAGTGGCACATCTGGCAGGATCATCCGGAACTGGCCCAGCACACCGACCTGATCGCCGCCCACGTGCTGCCGTATTGGGAGTTTGTGCCGATGGAGGACTCCACGGAATTCGTCCTCGAGCGCGCCAAGGACCTGAAAAAACTCTTCCCGAAAAAACCCCTGCTGCTCTCCGAGGTCGGCTGGCCGAGCAACGGCCGTATGCGCGGCGGCGCCGATGCTTCCCAGGCAGACCAGGCCATCTACCTGCGCACCCTGGTCAATGCACTGAACGCCAAAGGCTACAACTACTTCGTCATCGAAGCCTTCGACCAGCCGTGGAAGGCAAGCGATGAAGGCTCGGTAGGTGCTTACTGGGGCGTGTACAACCTCGAGCGCCAGGCCAAATTCGCCTTCGAAGGCCCGGTGGTGGCCATTCCCCAGTGGCGTTTGCTGGCCATCGGTTCGGTGGTACTGGCCCTGCTCAGCCTGGCGCTGATGCTGATCGACGGCAGTGCCCTGCGTCAGCGCGGGCGCACCTTCCTGACAATTGTCGCGTTCGCCGGCGGCTCCGCCCTGGTATGGATCGGCTACGACTACAGCCAGCAGTACAGCACCTGGTTCAGCACCTTGGTTGGCCTGCTGTTGGGCATTGGCGCCTTCGGCGTGTTTATCGTCCTACTGACAGAAGCCCACGAACTGGCTGAAACCGCCTGGACCCGCGCGCGGCGCAGGCCGTTCCAGCCGGTCTTGGCCGACAGTGCCTACCGCCCCAAGGTATCGGTGCACGTACCCTGCTACAACGAGCCGCCGGAGATGGTCAAACAGACCCTCGACGCCCTGGCCGCACTGGATTACCCGGATTACGAAGTCATCATCATCGACAACAACACCAAGGACCCGGCCGTGTGGGAGCCGGTTGAGGCGTATTGCAAAGTCCTGGGCCCACGCTTCCGCTTCTTCCACGTAGCACCAATTGCCGGTTTCAAAGGCGGTGCACTGAACTACATCCTGCCGCACACCGCGCCAGATGCCGAAGTGGTGGCGGTGATCGACGCCGATTACTGCGTCGACAAGAACTGGCTCAAGTACATGGTGCCGCACTTCAGCGACCCGAAAATCGCCGTGGTGCAATCGCCGCAGGATTACCGCGACGGCAACGAAAACATCTTCAAGAAGCTCTGCTACGCCGAATACAAAGGTTTCTTCCATATCGGCATGGTCACGCGTAACGACCGCGACGCGATTATCCAGCATGGCACCATGACCATGATTCGCCGTACCGTGATGGACGAGCTGAAGTGGGCCGACTGGACCATCTGCGAAGACGCCGAACTGGGCCTGCGCGTATTCGAGAAAGGCTACAGCGCCGCCTACGCCCACGAAAGCTTCGGCAAGGGGCTGATGCCGGACACCTTTATCGACTACAAGAAGCAGCGCTTCCGTTGGGCCTACGGCGCCATTCAGATCATGAAAGGCCATGCCCGCAGCCTGTTCCTTGGCAAGGATTCCGAACTCAAGAGCGGCCAGCGCTACCACTTCGTCGCGGGTTGGCTGCCATGGATCGCCGATGGCCTGAATATCTTCTTCACCGTCGGCGCGCTGCTCTGGTCGGCCGCGATGATCATCGTGCCGCAGCGGGTCGACCCGCCGCTGATGATCTTCGCCATCCCGCCGCTGGCGCTGTTCTTCTTCAAGCTGGGCAAGATCCTGTTCCTCTACCGCAAGGCCATGGGCGTCGACCTGGTGCGCTCATTCCAGGCGGCCCTGGCAGGCCTGGCGTTGTCGCACACGATTGCCAAGGCGGTGCTCTACGGCACCTTTACCAAGACCATCCCGTTCTTCCGAACCCCGAAGATGGCCAGCAACCACGGCATCCTGGTGGCCTTGGCCGAGGCCCGCGAAGAAGTGTTTATCATGCTGCTGCTGTGGGGTTCGGCCATCGGTATCAGCATCGTTCAGGGATTGCCCAGCGCCGATGTGAAGTTCTGGGTGGCCATGCTGCTGGTGCAGTCGCTGCCCTACCTGGCGGCGCTGATCATGGCTTTGCTGTCGTCACTGCCGGCGCCTCAGGCAAGCGCGCAGGAAACCGCCGCGGCCAGCTGA
- the dapE gene encoding succinyl-diaminopimelate desuccinylase, whose protein sequence is MTANATPLSPTLELACELIRRPSVTPLDEGCQEQMTRRLAACGFTIEPMRIEDVDNFWASHGSQEGPVLCFAGHTDVVPTGPVQKWQHQPFDALIDEDGMLCGRGAADMKGSLASMIIAVERFVAEYPDHKGRIAFLITSDEEGPAHHGTKAVVERLRERKERLDWCIVGEPSSTTLVGDVVKNGRRGSLGCTLSVRGKQGHVAYPHLARNPIHLAAPALAELAAEHWDDGNAFFPPTSFQISNLNAGTGATNVIPGELKAIFNFRFSTESTVEGLQQRVEAILNKHGLDFELDWALSGLPFLTEPGALLDAVAASIKAVTGRDTKPSTSGGTSDGRFIATLGTQVVELGPVNATIHQVDERVLASDLDVLTEIYYQTLVNLLA, encoded by the coding sequence ATGACCGCCAACGCCACGCCCCTCTCCCCGACGCTGGAGCTTGCCTGTGAGCTGATTCGTCGTCCTTCCGTCACGCCGCTTGATGAGGGCTGCCAGGAGCAGATGACGCGCCGCCTTGCCGCCTGCGGTTTCACCATCGAGCCGATGCGTATCGAAGATGTGGACAACTTCTGGGCCAGCCACGGCAGCCAAGAGGGTCCCGTACTGTGCTTTGCCGGACACACCGATGTGGTGCCCACCGGCCCGGTGCAGAAGTGGCAGCACCAGCCGTTCGATGCGCTGATTGATGAAGACGGTATGCTCTGTGGCCGTGGCGCGGCGGACATGAAAGGCAGCCTGGCGTCGATGATCATCGCCGTTGAACGCTTTGTTGCGGAATACCCGGACCACAAAGGCCGTATCGCTTTTCTGATCACCAGTGATGAAGAAGGCCCGGCGCACCACGGCACCAAGGCGGTGGTTGAACGCCTGCGCGAACGTAAGGAGCGCCTGGACTGGTGCATCGTCGGCGAACCCTCGAGCACTACCCTGGTCGGCGACGTGGTGAAAAACGGCCGCCGCGGCTCGCTCGGCTGCACCCTCAGCGTACGCGGCAAGCAAGGTCACGTGGCCTATCCGCACCTGGCGCGCAACCCGATTCATCTGGCCGCGCCGGCCCTGGCCGAACTGGCCGCCGAGCATTGGGATGACGGCAACGCGTTCTTCCCGCCGACCAGTTTCCAGATTTCCAACCTCAACGCCGGCACCGGCGCGACCAACGTGATTCCGGGTGAACTGAAGGCCATCTTCAATTTCCGCTTCTCGACTGAATCGACGGTCGAGGGCCTGCAGCAGCGTGTTGAAGCCATCCTCAACAAACACGGCCTGGATTTCGAGCTGGACTGGGCGCTCTCCGGCCTGCCCTTCCTCACCGAGCCGGGCGCACTGCTCGACGCCGTGGCCGCCAGCATCAAGGCGGTCACCGGTCGCGACACCAAACCCTCGACCAGCGGCGGCACCTCCGACGGTCGCTTTATCGCCACCCTCGGCACCCAGGTGGTCGAACTCGGCCCGGTCAACGCCACCATCCATCAGGTCGACGAGCGCGTACTGGCCAGCGATCTGGATGTGCTGACCGAAATCTATTATCAGACCTTGGTCAATCTGCTCGCATGA
- a CDS encoding putative RNA methyltransferase — protein MSLICPICQAPLQTLDNGVACPANHRFDRARQGYLNLLPVQHKNSRDPGDNAAMVEARRRFLEGGHYAPLAKRLAELAASYSPVRWLDIGCGEGYYTTQIADALPQADGYALDISREAVKRACKRAPQLTWLVASMARVPQADASCQLLASVFSPLDWQEAKRLLAPGGGLLRMGPTSEHLMELRQKLYDEVRDYDDQKHLELIPEGMRLTHSETLTFNLHLDSSEARADLLAMTPHGWRASAERRAAVIAEPCDVTVAIRYDWIEKL, from the coding sequence ATGAGTCTGATCTGCCCGATCTGCCAAGCGCCGCTGCAAACGCTCGATAACGGCGTTGCCTGCCCGGCCAACCACCGCTTTGACCGCGCACGCCAAGGCTACCTAAACCTGCTGCCGGTGCAGCACAAGAACAGCCGTGACCCGGGCGATAACGCCGCCATGGTCGAGGCGCGGCGCCGCTTTCTCGAAGGAGGCCATTACGCGCCACTGGCCAAACGCCTGGCCGAACTGGCGGCCAGTTATAGCCCAGTACGCTGGCTGGATATCGGTTGCGGCGAGGGTTACTACACCACACAGATCGCCGATGCCCTGCCGCAGGCCGATGGCTATGCCCTGGACATCTCCCGCGAGGCAGTCAAACGTGCCTGCAAGCGCGCGCCCCAGCTGACCTGGCTGGTGGCGAGCATGGCCCGTGTGCCGCAGGCAGACGCCAGCTGCCAATTACTCGCCAGCGTCTTCAGTCCGCTCGACTGGCAAGAAGCCAAGCGTCTGCTCGCCCCCGGTGGTGGCCTGCTGCGCATGGGCCCAACCAGTGAACACCTGATGGAATTGCGGCAGAAGCTGTACGACGAAGTGCGTGACTACGATGATCAGAAACACCTGGAGCTGATCCCTGAGGGCATGCGCCTGACCCACAGCGAAACCCTGACCTTTAATCTGCACCTGGACAGCAGCGAGGCCCGCGCCGACCTGCTGGCCATGACCCCACATGGCTGGCGCGCCAGCGCCGAACGCCGCGCGGCAGTGATTGCCGAACCCTGCGACGTGACTGTCGCCATCCGCTACGACTGGATCGAGAAACTATGA
- the fadD1 gene encoding long-chain-fatty-acid--CoA ligase FadD1, with the protein MTENFWKDKYPVGIAAEINPDQYPNIQAVLKESCQRFADKPAFSNMGKTITYGELYELSGTFAAYLQQNTNLQPGDRIAVQLPNVLQYPVVVFGALRAGLVVVNTNPLYTAREMEHQFNDSGAKALVSLANMAHLAEQVLPKTGIKTVIITEVGDMLSPLKRLLVNSVVKHVKKMVPAYNLPQAVKFTAAMAKGRGQSVKEAAPANGEIAVLQYTGGTTGVAKGAMLTHRNLIANMLQVKALMGSEMSEGSEVLIAPLPLYHIYAFTFHCMAMMLIGGHNVLITNPRDLPAMTKDLAKYKFTGFVGLNTLFVALCNNEDFRKLDFSTLKATFSGGMALQLATAERWKQVTGCSICEGFGMTETSPVASVNPFSNIQIGTIGIPVPSTVCKVIDDEGVEQPLGSIGELCVKGPQVMKGYWQRQEATDEILDAEGWLKTGDIAVIQEDGYMRIVDRKKDMILVSGFNVYPNELEDVLATLPGVLQCAAIGVPDEKSGEAIKIFVVVKPGETLTKEQVMEHMRANVTGYKVPKAVEFREVLPTTNVGKILRRELRDEELKKLGKK; encoded by the coding sequence ATGACCGAAAACTTTTGGAAGGATAAGTATCCCGTTGGGATTGCTGCCGAAATCAATCCTGACCAGTACCCGAACATCCAGGCGGTACTGAAAGAGTCCTGCCAACGCTTCGCCGACAAGCCAGCTTTCAGCAATATGGGTAAAACCATTACCTATGGTGAGCTGTACGAGTTGTCCGGCACTTTTGCCGCTTACTTGCAGCAGAACACCAACTTGCAGCCTGGCGACCGAATCGCCGTGCAACTGCCCAACGTGCTGCAGTATCCGGTTGTGGTCTTCGGTGCCCTGCGCGCCGGTCTGGTGGTGGTCAACACCAACCCGCTGTATACCGCGCGGGAAATGGAACACCAATTCAACGATTCCGGCGCCAAGGCTCTGGTCAGCCTGGCCAACATGGCCCACCTGGCTGAGCAGGTTCTGCCGAAAACCGGGATCAAGACGGTCATCATCACCGAAGTCGGTGACATGCTCTCGCCGCTCAAGCGCCTGCTGGTCAACAGCGTGGTCAAGCACGTGAAGAAGATGGTCCCGGCCTACAACCTGCCGCAAGCCGTCAAATTCACCGCCGCCATGGCCAAAGGCCGTGGTCAGAGCGTGAAAGAAGCAGCTCCGGCCAATGGTGAAATTGCCGTGTTGCAATACACCGGCGGCACCACCGGCGTGGCCAAGGGCGCGATGCTCACCCACCGCAACCTGATCGCCAACATGTTGCAGGTCAAGGCGCTGATGGGATCGGAAATGAGCGAAGGCAGCGAAGTGCTGATCGCGCCATTGCCGCTGTACCACATCTATGCGTTCACCTTCCATTGCATGGCGATGATGCTGATTGGTGGGCACAACGTGCTGATCACCAACCCGCGCGATCTGCCGGCAATGACCAAGGACCTGGCCAAGTACAAGTTCACCGGCTTTGTCGGCCTCAACACCCTGTTCGTTGCCCTGTGCAACAACGAGGACTTCCGCAAGCTGGACTTCTCCACCCTGAAGGCCACCTTCTCCGGCGGCATGGCGCTGCAACTGGCGACTGCCGAGCGTTGGAAGCAGGTGACCGGTTGCTCGATCTGCGAAGGCTTCGGCATGACCGAAACCAGCCCGGTGGCCTCGGTCAACCCGTTCAGCAATATCCAGATCGGCACCATCGGTATTCCGGTACCGTCGACAGTCTGCAAGGTGATTGACGACGAAGGTGTCGAGCAGCCACTGGGTTCGATTGGCGAGCTGTGCGTCAAAGGCCCGCAGGTGATGAAGGGCTACTGGCAGCGCCAGGAAGCCACCGACGAAATCCTCGACGCCGAAGGCTGGTTGAAGACTGGCGATATCGCGGTGATCCAGGAAGACGGTTACATGCGCATCGTCGACCGTAAAAAGGACATGATTCTGGTGTCCGGCTTCAACGTCTACCCGAACGAGCTGGAAGACGTGCTCGCCACTCTGCCGGGCGTGCTGCAGTGCGCGGCCATCGGTGTGCCGGATGAGAAGTCAGGCGAAGCGATCAAGATTTTCGTGGTGGTCAAGCCGGGTGAAACCCTGACCAAAGAGCAGGTTATGGAGCACATGCGCGCCAACGTCACCGGCTACAAGGTGCCGAAAGCCGTGGAGTTCCGCGAAGTACTGCCGACCACCAACGTCGGTAAGATCCTGCGCCGCGAACTGCGTGACGAAGAGCTGAAGAAACTGGGCAAGAAGTAA
- the fadD2 gene encoding long-chain-fatty-acid--CoA ligase FadD2, whose protein sequence is MQPDFWSDKRPAGVPNDIDLGAYKSVIEVFERSCKKFADRPAFSNLGVTLTYAELDRLSAAFAAYLQKNTDLQPGERIAVQMPNVLQYPIAVFGAMRAGLIVVNTNPLYTAREMRHQFKDAGVRALVYLNMFGKLVQDVLPDTEIDYLIEAKMGDLLPSLKGWLVNTVVKKVKKMVPDYHLPQAVGFKDALKQGQGHALKPVKVGQEDIAVLQYTGGTTGVAKGAMLTHGNLVANMLQVDACLSQLGNDGTPLMKQGQEIMIAPLPLYHIYAFTANCMCMMVNGNHNVLITNPRDIPGFVKELGKWQFSALLGLNTLFVALMDNPEFKNLDFSKLKVTNSGGTALVKATAERWQAMTGCTVVEGYGLTETSPVASTNPYGDKARLGTVGIPVPGTAFKVIDDDGVEQPLGERGELCIKGPQVMKGYWNREEATAEVLDAEGWFKSGDVAVIDPDGFVRIVDRKKDMIIVSGFNVYPNEIEDVVMAHPKVASCAAIGVPDEKSGEAVKLFVVARDSSLSADELKAYCKENFTGYKVPKQIVFRDSLPMTPVGKILRRELRDIA, encoded by the coding sequence ATGCAGCCTGATTTCTGGAGCGACAAACGCCCGGCCGGCGTACCCAATGACATCGACCTGGGGGCTTACAAGTCGGTTATCGAGGTGTTCGAGCGCTCGTGCAAGAAGTTCGCCGACCGGCCCGCCTTCAGCAACCTGGGTGTAACCTTGACCTATGCCGAGCTGGATCGGCTCTCGGCGGCCTTTGCCGCCTACCTGCAGAAGAATACTGACCTGCAGCCGGGCGAGCGCATCGCTGTGCAGATGCCCAACGTGCTGCAGTACCCGATTGCCGTGTTCGGCGCGATGCGTGCCGGGCTGATTGTGGTCAACACCAACCCGCTGTACACCGCCCGCGAGATGCGCCACCAGTTCAAGGATGCCGGTGTACGTGCGCTGGTGTACTTGAACATGTTCGGCAAGCTGGTGCAGGACGTCCTGCCGGATACCGAGATCGATTACCTGATCGAAGCCAAGATGGGTGACTTGTTGCCAAGCCTCAAGGGTTGGCTGGTCAATACTGTGGTGAAGAAGGTCAAGAAGATGGTGCCTGACTACCATCTGCCGCAGGCGGTGGGTTTCAAGGATGCGCTCAAGCAGGGCCAAGGGCATGCGCTGAAGCCTGTCAAGGTCGGCCAGGAAGATATTGCCGTGCTGCAATACACCGGCGGCACCACTGGTGTGGCCAAGGGCGCGATGCTCACCCACGGCAACCTGGTGGCCAACATGCTGCAGGTCGATGCCTGCCTGTCGCAGCTGGGCAACGATGGCACCCCGCTGATGAAGCAGGGCCAGGAAATCATGATCGCGCCGCTGCCGCTCTACCATATCTATGCCTTCACCGCGAACTGCATGTGCATGATGGTGAATGGCAACCACAACGTGCTGATCACCAACCCGCGTGACATCCCAGGCTTCGTCAAGGAACTGGGTAAGTGGCAGTTCTCCGCGCTACTGGGCCTCAACACGCTGTTCGTCGCGTTGATGGATAACCCCGAGTTCAAGAACCTCGACTTCTCCAAACTCAAGGTCACCAACTCTGGCGGCACCGCCTTGGTCAAGGCCACCGCCGAGCGCTGGCAGGCCATGACCGGCTGCACCGTGGTCGAAGGCTATGGCCTGACCGAAACCTCGCCAGTGGCCAGTACCAACCCTTATGGCGATAAAGCGCGTCTGGGCACGGTGGGCATTCCGGTGCCGGGTACGGCGTTCAAGGTCATTGATGATGATGGCGTTGAACAACCGCTGGGCGAGCGTGGCGAGCTGTGCATCAAGGGCCCGCAGGTGATGAAGGGCTATTGGAACCGTGAAGAGGCTACCGCCGAGGTGCTGGACGCCGAGGGCTGGTTCAAGAGCGGTGATGTGGCGGTGATCGACCCGGACGGCTTTGTGCGCATTGTCGACCGCAAGAAGGACATGATCATTGTCTCGGGTTTCAACGTGTACCCCAACGAGATCGAAGATGTGGTCATGGCTCACCCGAAAGTCGCCAGTTGCGCGGCCATCGGCGTGCCGGACGAGAAGTCCGGGGAAGCGGTCAAGCTGTTCGTGGTGGCCCGCGACAGCAGCCTCAGTGCTGATGAGCTGAAGGCCTACTGCAAGGAAAACTTCACCGGCTACAAGGTGCCCAAGCAGATCGTCTTCCGCGACTCGCTGCCTATGACCCCGGTCGGCAAGATTCTCCGTCGCGAGCTGCGCGATATCGCCTGA
- a CDS encoding transporter substrate-binding domain-containing protein: protein MPIVLFAATLLFLFAQSAQAQPQLRMATLEYPPYSSEQLPDGGSIVALTRRAFAVRGYPLQIDFLPWARVRMELSNGNYQGALALWPKEINEEGLQPSRPLFYSELGLFIRNGYPLHFGRLQELRGRTLGIVRGYGYPQHILDAGLTLEDAVDDISNLRKLNARRFDMVLLERIVGNHLIANDEQLRGKLSWHGNVLERIPLLVGFVPAKPGEPDWSAVFEQGLRDLHSSGEYMQILRSHNP, encoded by the coding sequence ATGCCTATCGTTCTATTCGCTGCAACCCTGCTGTTTCTCTTCGCGCAATCGGCGCAGGCCCAGCCACAACTGCGTATGGCCACCCTGGAATACCCTCCCTACAGCTCTGAACAGCTGCCGGATGGCGGCAGCATCGTCGCCCTGACTCGCCGCGCCTTTGCCGTACGCGGCTATCCGCTGCAGATCGACTTTCTACCTTGGGCGCGAGTACGCATGGAGCTGAGTAACGGCAACTACCAGGGCGCGCTGGCGCTGTGGCCCAAGGAAATTAACGAGGAAGGCCTGCAGCCCTCGCGCCCGCTGTTTTACAGCGAACTGGGCCTGTTTATTCGCAACGGCTATCCGCTGCATTTCGGCCGCCTGCAGGAGTTACGCGGGCGCACCCTGGGCATCGTGCGTGGCTACGGCTACCCGCAGCATATTCTCGATGCCGGACTGACCCTCGAAGACGCCGTGGACGACATCAGCAATCTGCGCAAACTCAACGCCCGGCGTTTCGACATGGTGCTGCTTGAACGCATCGTCGGTAACCATTTGATCGCCAACGATGAGCAGCTGCGCGGCAAGCTCAGCTGGCACGGCAATGTGCTGGAGCGCATTCCGCTGCTAGTCGGCTTTGTTCCGGCAAAGCCCGGCGAACCGGACTGGAGCGCAGTGTTTGAGCAAGGCCTGCGCGACCTGCACAGCAGCGGCGAATATATGCAGATACTGCGCAGCCATAACCCTTGA
- a CDS encoding alpha/beta hydrolase, translating to MLHQAFWLNSTDAAPLFVNRWYAEQPPKALLMVAHGMAEHSGRYARLAEALVAQGFEVYAHDQRGHGKTAEHGLLGHYADSKGWELVVNDLASLNHHMRQTHPQTPIFLLGHSMGSYISQAYLMQHSCSLQGAILSGSNYQPVALYRAGQLLARFERWRQGPLGRSALLEFASFGSFNKAFKPNRTAFDWLSRDPQEVDKYINDPLCGFRCSNQLWVDLLGGLQQITPLENLAQIDSSLPLLVIGGACDPVSDGHRQQDLGNALSAAGNQHVQVKLYPDARHELLNESNRDDVTAYIIDWLQQALSQPRQCHQQSQESHP from the coding sequence ATGCTCCACCAAGCGTTCTGGCTCAATAGCACCGATGCAGCGCCCCTCTTTGTCAACCGCTGGTATGCCGAACAGCCGCCGAAAGCGTTGCTGATGGTCGCCCACGGCATGGCCGAACACAGTGGGCGTTATGCACGCCTGGCCGAAGCGCTGGTGGCGCAGGGCTTCGAGGTTTATGCGCATGACCAGCGCGGGCATGGCAAAACCGCCGAGCACGGCCTGCTCGGCCACTATGCCGACAGCAAGGGCTGGGAGCTGGTGGTCAATGACCTGGCCAGCCTTAACCATCATATGCGCCAAACCCACCCGCAAACGCCGATATTCCTGCTCGGCCACAGTATGGGCAGCTACATCAGCCAGGCCTACCTGATGCAGCACAGCTGCAGCCTGCAGGGGGCGATTCTTTCTGGCTCCAACTACCAGCCCGTGGCGCTGTACCGTGCCGGGCAACTGCTGGCTCGCTTCGAGCGCTGGCGACAAGGCCCGCTGGGACGCAGCGCCCTGCTGGAGTTCGCCTCATTCGGTTCATTTAACAAAGCCTTCAAACCCAACCGTACCGCCTTCGACTGGCTGAGCCGCGACCCGCAGGAAGTCGACAAGTACATCAACGATCCGCTGTGCGGCTTCCGCTGCAGCAACCAGCTGTGGGTTGACCTGCTGGGCGGGCTGCAACAGATCACCCCACTGGAAAACCTGGCGCAGATCGACAGCAGCCTGCCGCTGCTGGTGATCGGCGGTGCCTGTGACCCGGTCAGCGACGGCCACCGTCAGCAAGACCTGGGCAACGCCTTAAGCGCCGCCGGCAATCAGCACGTACAGGTCAAACTCTACCCCGACGCACGCCATGAACTGCTCAACGAGAGCAACCGCGACGACGTCACCGCCTACATCATCGACTGGTTGCAGCAGGCCCTCAGCCAACCGCGCCAGTGCCACCAACAGAGCCAAGAGAGTCACCCATGA